A single window of Rubripirellula lacrimiformis DNA harbors:
- a CDS encoding PEP-CTERM sorting domain-containing protein (PEP-CTERM proteins occur, often in large numbers, in the proteomes of bacteria that also encode an exosortase, a predicted intramembrane cysteine proteinase. The presence of a PEP-CTERM domain at a protein's C-terminus predicts cleavage within the sorting domain, followed by covalent anchoring to some some component of the (usually Gram-negative) cell surface. Many PEP-CTERM proteins exhibit an unusual sequence composition that includes large numbers of potential glycosylation sites. Expression of one such protein has been shown restore the ability of a bacterium to form floc, a type of biofilm.), whose translation MKRLFQLLLTVPAIMASLASPSDADLVTVINPSFEDIRGENFTNGFTFGPLGGWDLYDPNGITNGGAGNTYFVGTLTPAANSPFFPSGAADGQRVGIAFNFAGSGGQGEYGMQQTLAATLQPNTAYSLDVEIGNIASGTSFDLSGFPGYRVDLLAGGVVVAQDNNSLNGLIAEGDFETSNISFATTASHAQLGQALQIRLVNLNQIDAAFPTADLEVDFDFIRLRATAVPEPSSLAALLIGIGMVARRRWRRGDRCSAP comes from the coding sequence ATGAAGCGTCTATTCCAACTCTTGTTGACCGTGCCCGCAATCATGGCCTCGTTGGCGTCCCCCAGCGATGCCGATCTGGTCACCGTCATCAACCCCAGCTTCGAAGACATTCGTGGCGAGAACTTCACCAATGGATTCACCTTTGGTCCGCTCGGCGGTTGGGACCTTTACGATCCCAATGGAATCACCAACGGCGGCGCTGGCAACACCTATTTCGTCGGCACGCTGACACCGGCCGCCAATTCCCCCTTCTTCCCATCCGGCGCGGCCGATGGGCAAAGGGTCGGCATTGCGTTCAACTTCGCCGGCAGCGGTGGGCAGGGCGAATACGGCATGCAGCAAACCTTGGCCGCCACGCTTCAGCCGAACACGGCCTATTCGCTGGACGTTGAAATCGGGAACATCGCTTCGGGCACCTCCTTCGACCTGAGCGGTTTTCCCGGCTACCGCGTCGATCTGTTGGCAGGCGGCGTTGTGGTTGCCCAGGACAACAATTCACTGAACGGCTTGATCGCCGAGGGCGACTTTGAAACAAGCAACATTTCGTTTGCGACAACGGCCTCCCATGCCCAGCTAGGCCAGGCACTTCAAATCAGGCTCGTGAACCTAAACCAGATCGACGCCGCGTTCCCAACCGCAGACCTTGAAGTGGATTTCGACTTCATCCGACTCCGTGCAACCGCAGTGCCCGAACCATCTAGCCTAGCCGCACTGCTGATCGGAATCGGGATGGTCGCAAGGCGTCGATGGCGTCGCGGGGACCGTTGTTCGGCCCCATAG